The Natronobacterium texcoconense genome includes the window GGCTGCACAGCTAGGGACGCTTCACGCCGCGTTTTTCTTCATCTACGCGATCGTCCAGATTCCGACCGGCGCACTGGCCGACCGGGTCGGCCCTCGCCACGTCGGGACGGCGGGCGCGCTCGTCCTCAGCATCGGCGCCGTCGGCTTCGCGCTCAGCGAAAGCTATCTCGCGGCGTTTCTCTCTCGAGCGATCATCGGTCTCGGTAGCGGCGTCATCTTCATCTCCATTCTCCGGTTCTGTGCGAACTGGTATCGGACCGACGAGTTCGCGACGATGACCGGGCTCACCGGAAGCGTCGCCGGACTCGGTGCGATCGTCGCGACGACGCCGCTTGCCGTCACCGTCGGTGCGATCGGCTGGCGATCGACGATGATCGGACTGGCCGCCATTGGCTTCCTCGCCGGAGGATCGGTCTACGTCTTCGCTCGTAGTTCACCGGCAGACGCCGGACTCGAGCCCATCGATGGCGTCCCCGAACAGCCGTCGGTGACGCTCGCGGAGACGACGGACTACCTGCGGACGCTCGCGACCGACGTAGAACAGTGGCTGCTCTCGATGGTCTTCTTCGCCGGCAACGGAGCGATGTTGACCCTGCTCGGACTGTGGGGCGTTCCGTATCTCGTCGTCGTGTACGGGCTGGACGTGACGACGGCGTCCTACTACACGTTGCTCGGCTCCGTCGGGATGCTCGTCGGGCCGCCGGCGATCGGGTGGATCTCCGACCGGCTGAATCGACGGCTTCTACCGATGACGGTAGGGCTCGGGCTGTACGCACTCGCTCTCGCCGTCGTT containing:
- a CDS encoding MFS transporter yields the protein MNLFSDPTKRRWIAWGALATVFLLVNLYRLSTGVLSERLTEDFGTTAAQLGTLHAAFFFIYAIVQIPTGALADRVGPRHVGTAGALVLSIGAVGFALSESYLAAFLSRAIIGLGSGVIFISILRFCANWYRTDEFATMTGLTGSVAGLGAIVATTPLAVTVGAIGWRSTMIGLAAIGFLAGGSVYVFARSSPADAGLEPIDGVPEQPSVTLAETTDYLRTLATDVEQWLLSMVFFAGNGAMLTLLGLWGVPYLVVVYGLDVTTASYYTLLGSVGMLVGPPAIGWISDRLNRRLLPMTVGLGLYALALAVVPIFGQPPLPVVAASYLCCGILVGASMLSLTTVKDRYPADASGVATATVNTAGFVGATILPAIMGVVLDAYQTGDTVGGTVVYTEFGYRIAFGILAGAVAIAFCCSLWLFVRDRTV